The nucleotide sequence TGCAGGTGGAAAAATGCAGGCGTTCCGTAAATCGGAAGAATATGAAGTCGTCGGCGTGGTCGAGCCCGATGAAAAGCTGCGGGCTTATGCCGCATCAACGGGTATTTACAAAGATCTGCCATTCCTGACACAGGAACAATTACTCAATATTGACGGACTGCAGGCAGTCGCCGTGGAGACACAGGTCGCTGATCTGTTGCCGACCGCGGAGACCTGTATAGCGGCTGGTAAACATATTCACCTGGATAAACCTGCAGGATTATCTCTGCCTCACTTCAAACGCATTCTGGATCAGGCGGCACAGAAGCATCTGCTGCTGCAGATGGGCTACATGTATCGTTACAATCCGGGCGTCGTTCTGCTGCGCGATCTGCTGCAGAAAGGCTGGCTTGGCGCGCCGTTCGAAGTGCACACCGTCATCAGCAAAAAAATGGATGCCGCCAGTCGCAAACAACTGGAACCACAACCGGGAGGCATGATGTTTGAGCTGGCGTGCCATGTCATTGACCTGGTTGTAGAGATTCTGGGCCGCCCCGATCAGGTCACTGCGTTCGCACAACATGCGTCCGACATTGATGACACGCTTCAGGATAACATGCTGGCGGTCTTCAGTTATCCGCGGGCACTGGCAACGGTCAAAACAAGCTGCAATGAAGTCCAGGGATTCGATCGACGACATATCGTCGTCTGCGGTTCAGAAGGCACCTTCCACCTGCAACCATTTGGCAGGCCATCCGCGAGCCTGACACTAGCCCAGGCAAAAGGGAAGTACCGAAAAGGCCAGCAGGAAATATCGTTCTCAGGTTATACCCGCTATCAGGATGATGTTGCAGACATGGCTAAGATCATCCGCCGGGAAAAAGACATCGACTTTTCTTACCAGCATGACTACGACGTTCAGGAAACCGTCTTGAAGTCAGCCAGTCTGCCTGTCACCTGATCTGACTCGGTTCAGATCATCCCTGTTTCAACTGGCCATAGGCATATTGCGCCGAGGCAATGACAGATACGGTCTCGTCCGTCTGCAGCAGTCGCTGCACTTCTGCTTCATCTTCCAGGGGAATGACAAACAGGTCTTCCACTTCATCACTGCTGACCTTGCTGAGCAGGCAGATCAGCGCCCAGTCTCCAGTCAATGCCATCTGTGTCGCTGCCAGAAGATCTCCTGGTTGACTGTCACGCAGAGGCTTGATCGCGTCCAGCGGTTCATGGCAGCGGGACAGAATCTGCAGCCCTTCACCCAGCGCGGAATCAATCTGTGTCAGCAGGACAATGCGTCCATCCTGGGCCACCAGATTGCGGGCGGTTTCCAGTACGCTGCCCAGTTGATTCCACTGATGACCGGTGGGACCATCCTCGACGGCAATGACGATCATTTCCGACTTGTATTCCGGCTCCAGTTTCCAGTACTCGTCCAGCAACTGTTTGGCTTTTCGGAACGTGGCTTCGAGGCTGCCAAATACAATTTCAGAGACTGATTGACCACCTGCGGGGATAACCTGCAGGCTGTACTGCAGCCCCAGCATCCAGCCGATCTCGTCGATCAACTGCCGCAGCGGTCGACTTTCTGCAGGAGTCAGTTCGCGGTGTGACTGTCCGCGGCTTTTGATAATCGCTTCCTGGGAGGAGAATCCCGGATAGATGGAACTGCCGCCACCGGCATAGCCGATTAACGGATCAAAGCCAACCTTTTCAATTGGCAGAATGAAATCCGCTTCAAGCAGATGCCTCGACAGATAAATTCGTTCTCCCCCGGCTGAGGTTCCCAGGTAGCCGACTTCTTCTTTGGAATCCGGAGCATGAATCACCCACGACGCCTGTTCCTGCAGTTCGGAGTTGACTGCTGCTTTTAATTTCTCCTGC is from Gimesia maris and encodes:
- a CDS encoding Gfo/Idh/MocA family protein, translating into MKKIKVGQIGVGHPHAGGKMQAFRKSEEYEVVGVVEPDEKLRAYAASTGIYKDLPFLTQEQLLNIDGLQAVAVETQVADLLPTAETCIAAGKHIHLDKPAGLSLPHFKRILDQAAQKHLLLQMGYMYRYNPGVVLLRDLLQKGWLGAPFEVHTVISKKMDAASRKQLEPQPGGMMFELACHVIDLVVEILGRPDQVTAFAQHASDIDDTLQDNMLAVFSYPRALATVKTSCNEVQGFDRRHIVVCGSEGTFHLQPFGRPSASLTLAQAKGKYRKGQQEISFSGYTRYQDDVADMAKIIRREKDIDFSYQHDYDVQETVLKSASLPVT
- a CDS encoding lactate racemase domain-containing protein, whose product is MTETVNIELNYGFNGTFQCEIPSERLIHYHQAPAGIDDVAARMKQVLNSPLELPPLDLAVVPGDKITIAVDYQAPAAAEVINSVWDYFSDCGIEAGDVTILQTSSESSMLQEKLKAAVNSELQEQASWVIHAPDSKEEVGYLGTSAGGERIYLSRHLLEADFILPIEKVGFDPLIGYAGGGSSIYPGFSSQEAIIKSRGQSHRELTPAESRPLRQLIDEIGWMLGLQYSLQVIPAGGQSVSEIVFGSLEATFRKAKQLLDEYWKLEPEYKSEMIVIAVEDGPTGHQWNQLGSVLETARNLVAQDGRIVLLTQIDSALGEGLQILSRCHEPLDAIKPLRDSQPGDLLAATQMALTGDWALICLLSKVSSDEVEDLFVIPLEDEAEVQRLLQTDETVSVIASAQYAYGQLKQG